Proteins encoded by one window of Martelella endophytica:
- a CDS encoding tail assembly protein has protein sequence MLRKIHLHGDLAQRFAPVYQIDVASAGEAGQALAAIVPGFRQYVADRNFRVLCGDPDTGMALGPDDLDFQLGYSDLHIVPVIAGAGNRGLGKIIAGVFLIGAAFMFPGAITGIGIGGSTIGGAMKGLGVALAMGGLGQMLSPAPKINSNSGEDQSSYLFSGGANVTTEGGPVPLVYGRGFRVKPVLIAAGLSTEDVAI, from the coding sequence ATGCTACGCAAAATCCACCTCCACGGCGATCTCGCGCAGCGGTTCGCCCCCGTCTACCAAATCGACGTCGCGAGCGCCGGGGAGGCCGGGCAGGCGCTTGCCGCTATCGTGCCGGGTTTCCGGCAATATGTGGCGGATAGGAACTTCCGCGTTCTGTGCGGGGATCCCGACACCGGCATGGCGCTCGGGCCGGATGATCTCGACTTTCAGCTCGGGTATTCGGATCTGCATATCGTTCCGGTCATCGCCGGCGCGGGCAATCGCGGCCTGGGCAAGATCATCGCCGGCGTCTTCCTGATCGGCGCGGCCTTTATGTTCCCGGGCGCCATTACCGGCATCGGCATCGGCGGCTCGACGATCGGCGGTGCGATGAAGGGGCTTGGCGTGGCGCTCGCCATGGGCGGGCTCGGGCAGATGCTGTCGCCGGCGCCGAAGATCAATTCCAATAGCGGCGAAGACCAGTCCTCCTATCTCTTCAGCGGTGGCGCCAACGTCACGACCGAAGGCGGTCCCGTGCCGCTGGTCTATGGGCGCGGGTTCCGCGTCAAACCGGTGCTGATCGCCGCCGGACTTTCCACCGAAGACGTGGCCATCTGA
- a CDS encoding DUF4160 domain-containing protein: protein MPTIVKIGNIAIQIYADDHNPPHFHVVTPDHEAAVLLDSLELMVGSMDRKSLKAALEWARDNKEQLINEWNRLNP, encoded by the coding sequence ATGCCGACCATCGTCAAAATCGGAAACATCGCTATTCAGATTTATGCCGATGATCACAACCCGCCCCACTTCCATGTGGTCACGCCGGACCATGAAGCGGCCGTCCTGCTGGACAGTCTTGAGCTCATGGTCGGCAGCATGGACAGGAAGAGCCTGAAAGCCGCACTTGAATGGGCACGCGACAACAAGGAGCAACTCATCAATGAGTGGAACCGCCTCAATCCGTGA
- a CDS encoding DUF2442 domain-containing protein translates to MSGTASIRDDDVVSVGRRLPRLAAVEPREGRKLFVRFDDGREKTVDLAPALESRRFYKPLREDDALFRSFRINEYCNAIEWNDELDFSAMWLEALPPAEFTNDDFRSAMEQLDQTLDGMARALELSRRQVAYYAKDRPIPRHVGLAVRYLLEHRHSA, encoded by the coding sequence ATGAGTGGAACCGCCTCAATCCGTGACGACGACGTGGTTTCGGTCGGCCGCAGGCTCCCGCGCCTTGCAGCCGTCGAGCCGCGCGAGGGCCGCAAACTGTTTGTCCGGTTTGACGACGGCCGGGAAAAGACAGTCGATCTCGCCCCGGCTCTGGAAAGCCGGCGTTTCTACAAGCCGCTGCGCGAGGACGATGCACTGTTTCGGTCCTTCCGAATCAATGAATATTGTAACGCCATCGAATGGAACGACGAGCTCGACTTCTCCGCCATGTGGCTGGAGGCGCTGCCGCCGGCAGAGTTTACCAATGACGATTTCCGCAGCGCCATGGAGCAGCTGGACCAGACGCTCGACGGCATGGCGCGCGCGCTCGAACTCTCCCGGCGGCAGGTTGCCTATTATGCCAAAGACCGTCCCATCCCGCGCCATGTCGGGCTCGCCGTGCGCTATCTGCTCGAACACAGACATTCGGCGTGA
- a CDS encoding HigA family addiction module antitoxin, whose amino-acid sequence MTLPAVHPGEILREEYLVPLDISARQIAKTLRVSHEKVDNLVNETGPVTVELALKLAKYFRTSPEFWMHAQAAYDLHMGYSEVADQLAAISEFENLADVANAMGNASQPRPDGLAP is encoded by the coding sequence ATGACTTTGCCTGCCGTTCATCCGGGCGAGATTCTTCGCGAAGAATACCTGGTTCCTCTCGATATTAGCGCAAGACAGATCGCCAAAACCCTTAGGGTTTCTCACGAGAAAGTCGATAACCTCGTAAACGAAACAGGCCCTGTCACGGTTGAGCTTGCGCTTAAGCTTGCTAAATACTTTCGGACCAGCCCGGAATTTTGGATGCATGCCCAGGCCGCATACGATCTTCATATGGGCTATTCAGAGGTCGCTGATCAGCTTGCAGCTATAAGCGAGTTCGAGAACCTAGCCGATGTAGCGAACGCAATGGGTAACGCGTCTCAACCACGGCCCGATGGGCTCGCGCCGTGA
- a CDS encoding NlpC/P60 family protein yields MFGNDVAREARAHALAAWPEEACGVVSGGRYIRVENIAADPDNGFEMPAETWLKFKPEAVIHSHNAKVHPHWPSKADMESQIAARVPFGIVSCDGEVTTPILWWGDHCLDVPLTGRSFVPGVFDCYGLVRSWYWQERGIRLPDFARSKSWWEEGENLLADLFEEAGFRAVDASEAQPGDVFFMRLVSKVPCHSGILLADGLCLHHLDGRLSRREPIGPWLRRVTHCVRYIG; encoded by the coding sequence ATGTTTGGTAATGATGTCGCCCGGGAGGCCCGGGCGCATGCGCTTGCGGCATGGCCGGAAGAGGCTTGCGGCGTGGTGTCTGGCGGTCGCTATATCCGCGTCGAAAACATCGCAGCCGATCCGGACAACGGCTTCGAGATGCCGGCCGAAACCTGGCTGAAGTTCAAGCCGGAGGCGGTTATCCATAGCCACAATGCCAAAGTGCATCCGCACTGGCCGTCAAAAGCCGATATGGAAAGTCAGATCGCCGCGCGTGTTCCCTTCGGGATCGTGAGCTGCGACGGCGAGGTAACGACGCCTATTCTCTGGTGGGGCGATCACTGCCTGGATGTGCCGCTGACCGGGCGGTCGTTCGTGCCGGGCGTGTTTGATTGCTACGGACTTGTGCGCAGTTGGTACTGGCAGGAACGCGGCATTCGCCTCCCTGACTTTGCTCGCTCAAAGAGCTGGTGGGAAGAGGGCGAAAACCTGCTTGCCGATCTTTTTGAGGAGGCGGGCTTCCGGGCAGTCGATGCATCGGAAGCTCAGCCCGGCGATGTGTTCTTCATGCGGCTCGTATCGAAAGTGCCGTGCCATTCCGGCATTCTGCTCGCGGATGGCCTTTGCCTGCATCACCTCGACGGGCGGCTGTCACGGCGCGAGCCCATCGGGCCGTGGTTGAGACGCGTTACCCATTGCGTTCGCTACATCGGCTAG
- a CDS encoding phage minor tail protein L — MTGSHYGTMLVIEQAGNGLSQTAQGLVSDDVIHLYELDASAIGGGIYRFTSSAFEEAPVSFGGNVYAPTPIETDGWEMSSQGTMPRPTLKVANVSGVLSAVVNEFGDLVGATFRRIRTFRRFLDGMEDADPDAHFPIDVYRIEQKTNQNRVYIEWTLAAAIDQQGRKLPGRQVIQSACTHTYRRFDPETGAFDYSRATCPYAGSACFDAKGDAVSASEDRCSKLLQSGCVRRFGHGDLPTRAFPGIGRANT; from the coding sequence ATGACGGGATCGCATTATGGCACGATGCTGGTTATCGAGCAGGCGGGAAACGGCCTGTCGCAGACAGCGCAGGGGCTGGTGAGCGATGATGTCATCCACCTCTACGAGCTCGACGCATCGGCGATCGGCGGCGGCATCTATCGCTTTACGTCATCGGCCTTTGAGGAAGCGCCGGTGAGTTTCGGCGGCAACGTCTATGCGCCGACACCGATCGAGACCGATGGCTGGGAGATGTCGTCGCAGGGCACCATGCCGCGCCCGACGCTGAAGGTCGCGAATGTCTCGGGCGTGTTGTCGGCCGTGGTCAACGAGTTTGGCGATCTGGTCGGGGCGACCTTCCGACGCATCCGCACCTTCCGGCGGTTTCTGGACGGGATGGAGGATGCCGATCCGGATGCGCATTTCCCGATCGATGTCTATCGTATCGAGCAGAAGACCAACCAGAACCGTGTCTATATCGAGTGGACGCTTGCCGCCGCCATCGATCAGCAGGGGCGCAAACTGCCCGGTCGTCAGGTCATCCAGAGCGCCTGCACGCATACCTATCGCCGCTTCGATCCGGAGACCGGTGCCTTCGACTATTCGAGGGCCACATGCCCCTATGCGGGGTCGGCCTGTTTTGATGCGAAGGGCGATGCGGTTTCGGCGTCGGAGGATCGCTGCAGCAAGCTTTTGCAATCGGGCTGCGTCAGGCGCTTCGGCCATGGCGATCTGCCGACCCGGGCCTTTCCCGGCATCGGCCGAGCAAACACCTGA
- a CDS encoding spike base protein, RCAP_Rcc01079 family: protein MTELKVYDATGVQRPIAAETNPDGSISPRHGFSDEAAALVEAVREAVEIVTPARRHQAVTPSDDAVLEDVVSVFVGFGGAVAIEAGGGVAVYHCQSGTLLPVAAHKVLATGTTASEIVALVK, encoded by the coding sequence ATGACGGAGCTGAAAGTCTATGACGCCACGGGCGTCCAGCGCCCGATTGCCGCCGAGACAAATCCGGATGGCTCGATCAGCCCTCGCCATGGCTTCTCCGATGAAGCGGCGGCGCTGGTGGAAGCCGTCCGCGAAGCGGTGGAGATCGTCACGCCGGCGCGTCGGCATCAGGCGGTGACGCCATCCGATGACGCGGTGCTGGAGGATGTCGTGTCGGTCTTTGTCGGCTTCGGCGGTGCGGTTGCGATCGAGGCAGGCGGTGGTGTGGCCGTCTATCACTGCCAGAGCGGCACGCTTTTGCCTGTCGCGGCCCACAAGGTGCTGGCGACGGGCACGACGGCCTCCGAGATCGTGGCGCTGGTCAAATGA
- a CDS encoding phage tail protein, with protein MAEKFEPPACPAITSTKSVELRTLESRFGDGYTQRSCDGLNTTGVTFNAIWPGLTLDEADRIESFFLSLRGFHAFEWKLPRDKEARLYRCKTWTRTGAGGGHDTINATIERVFDL; from the coding sequence ATGGCCGAAAAGTTCGAACCGCCGGCATGCCCGGCGATCACCAGCACGAAATCGGTCGAGCTGCGCACGCTGGAGAGCCGGTTTGGCGATGGCTATACCCAGCGCAGCTGTGACGGGCTTAACACGACGGGTGTGACCTTCAATGCGATCTGGCCCGGTCTGACACTGGACGAGGCAGACCGGATCGAGAGCTTCTTCCTGTCGCTGCGCGGCTTCCATGCCTTCGAATGGAAGCTGCCGCGCGACAAGGAGGCGCGACTTTACCGCTGCAAGACCTGGACCAGAACCGGGGCAGGTGGCGGGCATGACACGATCAACGCGACCATTGAAAGGGTCTTCGATCTATGA
- a CDS encoding phage tail tape measure protein, with protein sequence MSRPDIPVTIGADDREFKGAMTRIRMQARTAANDTASSFLSIKSKIGGADSLVGMLAGGPGGLAASLGLGSFVAATQQAVDAVTDLGKAAKTAGVDFEAFQELRYAAVKSKIGVDALTDGLKEMQLRADEFVKTGGGSAAESFQRLGLSARQLTRMLDDPASMFETLIGKIRQLDRAAQIRVLDEIFGGTAAEDFSALMDEAGQSIADARQEARDMGAVMDEELLQKAEDVNAEWEAMALVIGTRVKSSLVEVAGLVSGLVSNLGAFMTMLDQALQKAGNAGIWTKLGGALGVDMSQKMVWVDGQGWVPSDDAGNDVTEFPPVDVTVSRNQADDYADYNAGREILEQKLAANREVTAELQRQNGLTSDQIALEKEMAAVRKQYEDAGGAPTEEMVRQQAQARLDARGRRRDAGKAGGGGSAASVNREREAVEKLIQALRDELQMTEMGAEEKKVFENLRRAGAAATDSEKASIRELTLAIEDQKDKQQQAADTAGFFRDTARDSFMSLIPAIETGNDALDTLINKLIEAAAQAALFGDGPLGGLFGGGLLSGLVPAHATGTSFTQGGMALVGERGPEILNLPRGGEIIPNHRLGAVSSSTSSGSVISSVSIGDINVAVPEGTDPKDAVAMGKEFRKQIDAFVDKRLQENARARGMLAGGPF encoded by the coding sequence ATGAGCAGACCGGATATTCCCGTCACGATCGGGGCCGACGATCGCGAGTTCAAAGGCGCGATGACCCGGATCCGGATGCAGGCGCGCACGGCGGCAAACGATACGGCGAGTTCGTTCCTGTCGATCAAATCGAAGATCGGCGGGGCGGATTCGCTGGTCGGGATGCTGGCCGGCGGGCCGGGTGGTCTTGCTGCCTCGCTCGGCCTCGGGTCGTTCGTGGCTGCAACACAACAGGCCGTCGATGCCGTGACGGATCTCGGCAAGGCGGCGAAGACGGCTGGCGTCGATTTTGAAGCGTTTCAGGAGCTGCGTTACGCCGCCGTGAAGAGCAAGATCGGCGTCGACGCTTTGACCGACGGCCTCAAAGAAATGCAGCTCCGGGCCGATGAATTTGTCAAAACCGGTGGAGGTTCTGCAGCCGAATCCTTCCAGCGTCTCGGTCTTTCTGCCCGTCAGCTCACGCGCATGCTGGATGATCCGGCATCGATGTTCGAAACCCTGATCGGCAAGATCCGTCAGCTCGACCGGGCAGCACAGATCCGCGTTCTCGACGAGATCTTCGGCGGCACGGCTGCCGAGGACTTTTCAGCGCTGATGGATGAGGCTGGCCAGAGTATCGCCGATGCCCGGCAGGAAGCCCGGGATATGGGCGCCGTGATGGATGAAGAGCTTCTGCAGAAGGCAGAGGACGTCAATGCCGAATGGGAGGCGATGGCGCTTGTCATCGGTACCCGTGTCAAATCCAGCCTTGTGGAAGTGGCCGGCCTCGTCTCGGGGCTCGTCAGCAATCTCGGCGCGTTCATGACGATGCTTGACCAGGCGCTGCAGAAGGCAGGCAATGCGGGCATATGGACAAAGCTTGGCGGTGCACTGGGCGTCGACATGAGCCAGAAGATGGTCTGGGTCGACGGGCAGGGCTGGGTACCCTCGGATGACGCCGGCAATGACGTGACCGAATTTCCGCCGGTCGATGTCACCGTCTCACGCAATCAGGCGGATGACTACGCCGACTACAATGCCGGTCGGGAGATCCTCGAGCAGAAGCTTGCCGCAAACCGCGAGGTGACGGCCGAGCTGCAGCGCCAGAATGGCCTGACTTCGGATCAGATCGCGCTCGAAAAGGAAATGGCGGCTGTCCGCAAGCAGTATGAGGATGCTGGCGGTGCGCCGACGGAAGAAATGGTGCGTCAGCAGGCGCAGGCCCGTCTTGATGCACGCGGGCGCCGTCGCGATGCGGGCAAAGCAGGCGGCGGCGGCTCCGCGGCGTCGGTGAACCGCGAGCGTGAAGCTGTCGAAAAGCTTATTCAAGCGCTGCGCGACGAGTTGCAGATGACCGAAATGGGGGCCGAAGAGAAGAAGGTATTCGAAAACCTTCGTCGTGCCGGTGCAGCCGCGACCGACAGCGAGAAAGCCTCCATCCGCGAACTGACGCTCGCAATCGAAGACCAGAAGGACAAGCAGCAGCAGGCGGCCGATACGGCGGGTTTCTTTCGTGATACCGCGCGTGACAGCTTCATGTCGCTGATCCCGGCAATCGAAACAGGCAACGACGCGCTCGACACGCTGATCAACAAGCTGATCGAAGCGGCTGCACAGGCGGCGCTGTTCGGTGACGGCCCGCTTGGAGGCCTGTTTGGCGGCGGCCTGCTGAGCGGTCTTGTCCCGGCGCATGCGACCGGCACGAGCTTCACCCAGGGTGGTATGGCGCTGGTCGGCGAGCGTGGCCCGGAGATTTTGAACCTGCCGCGCGGCGGTGAGATTATTCCCAATCACCGGCTTGGGGCGGTCAGTTCATCCACGTCTTCGGGTTCGGTAATCAGCTCGGTCAGCATTGGCGATATCAACGTCGCGGTTCCCGAAGGCACGGATCCGAAGGATGCCGTCGCGATGGGCAAGGAGTTCCGCAAACAGATCGACGCATTCGTCGACAAGCGGCTTCAGGAAAACGCCCGGGCGCGGGGCATGCTTGCAGGAGGGCCGTTCTGA
- a CDS encoding phage tail assembly chaperone: MIADHVRTLFELAVASERLHWSPATFWAATPSELSMAIAGVTGRSSQASPVSRTRIREIVAGHGSQKSIRRKAEPQ; this comes from the coding sequence CTGATCGCCGACCACGTCCGGACGCTGTTCGAGCTCGCCGTCGCTTCCGAGCGGCTGCACTGGTCGCCGGCCACCTTCTGGGCCGCAACGCCCTCCGAACTCTCCATGGCTATCGCTGGTGTAACGGGCAGGTCTTCGCAGGCCTCGCCTGTCAGCCGCACGCGCATTCGCGAGATCGTCGCCGGCCATGGCTCTCAAAAGTCCATCCGCAGGAAAGCTGAACCGCAATGA
- a CDS encoding phage tail tube protein encodes MALGRELIIKRKSDATENFDIVCVVEQRSLNINNEEVDTTKPNADNPGGVLRYSSIGGVQSVRWSGSGAYVSSATQALVLQDILAQTLAEYQVTVPSVGVFEGPMRLLSANFQGDKTGELTCDLSGVFDGDVAFEAAA; translated from the coding sequence ATGGCACTGGGCCGCGAACTGATCATCAAGCGCAAGAGCGACGCGACAGAGAACTTCGACATTGTCTGTGTGGTCGAACAGCGCTCGCTCAACATCAACAATGAGGAGGTCGACACCACGAAGCCGAATGCGGATAATCCGGGCGGGGTTCTGCGCTATTCCTCCATCGGCGGCGTGCAGTCTGTCCGCTGGTCCGGTTCCGGCGCCTATGTCAGCTCGGCGACACAGGCGCTGGTGCTTCAGGATATCCTCGCCCAGACACTCGCCGAATATCAGGTAACCGTGCCCTCAGTGGGGGTTTTCGAAGGGCCCATGCGGCTCCTGTCGGCAAACTTCCAGGGTGACAAGACCGGAGAGCTGACCTGCGATCTTTCCGGCGTCTTTGACGGCGACGTGGCTTTCGAAGCGGCGGCTTGA
- a CDS encoding spike base protein, RCAP_Rcc01079 family, which yields MNPTSKPGGLDQPFRFGAPVVPDDDTDLPQNSTLYIGTEGDICGITMGGTEVTLRNHPVGYVLGVFARVKATGTTAEDIVALW from the coding sequence ATGAACCCCACCTCAAAACCGGGCGGTCTCGACCAGCCCTTTCGCTTCGGCGCGCCTGTCGTTCCGGATGACGACACCGATCTGCCGCAGAATTCGACGCTTTACATCGGGACCGAGGGAGACATCTGCGGCATCACGATGGGCGGCACGGAAGTGACGCTCCGCAATCATCCCGTCGGTTATGTCCTGGGCGTCTTCGCCCGCGTCAAAGCCACCGGCACGACAGCCGAAGATATCGTTGCGCTCTGGTGA
- the rnk gene encoding nucleoside diphosphate kinase regulator — MPTTQKKLRKPAIALTKTDHKRLSLLAEQFAEKNADLADFLLSELERARIVEDERITSDVVRMGSSVHFTTDLGEDREVTLVYPAKADIAEGRISVLTPIGSALIGLKIGHSIDWSTRDGRLCRLTVKAVSQSQDATVR; from the coding sequence GTGCCAACCACTCAGAAAAAGTTACGTAAGCCGGCAATTGCTCTAACGAAGACTGATCACAAGCGCCTCTCGCTGCTTGCAGAACAATTTGCGGAGAAGAATGCCGATCTGGCCGATTTCCTTCTCAGCGAACTCGAACGCGCTCGCATTGTAGAAGACGAACGCATCACCTCCGATGTGGTGCGCATGGGATCGTCTGTTCATTTCACGACCGACCTCGGTGAAGACAGGGAAGTGACCCTTGTTTACCCCGCAAAAGCAGATATCGCTGAAGGCAGGATCTCTGTTCTCACTCCGATCGGCTCGGCGCTGATTGGGCTCAAGATCGGGCACTCAATTGACTGGTCCACACGAGACGGCCGGTTGTGCCGCTTGACAGTGAAAGCAGTCAGCCAATCGCAGGACGCAACGGTCCGCTAA
- a CDS encoding DMT family transporter, which translates to MSAKLNLDQPRSRAEFTQGLIWVALSMAAFIGMSVGSRELATSLSIRQVLFFRALVGLGIIIILAKQFLPELRQAKMVRLHILRNVIHFTGQYFWTIGVVLLPLASVFALEFTMPIWVAFFAWLFLKEKLTRPRMLATMGGFIGVLVIARPGLGMIDPAAGLVLLAAAFYALALICVKELTRECSPGVIVVWMILIQLPLGFIAALTDWHPVSVADAPWMLLAGVGALSAHFCQAQALKRLEASVVIPIDFLRVPLAAIVGYYAYGEAIDLWVFLGGAIILLSNYQAVLRERSRYSKP; encoded by the coding sequence ATGTCTGCCAAACTTAATCTCGATCAGCCGCGCAGCCGTGCGGAATTCACACAAGGCCTGATATGGGTCGCACTGAGCATGGCCGCCTTTATCGGAATGTCTGTCGGATCCCGTGAACTCGCGACGTCACTGTCCATCAGGCAAGTCCTGTTCTTCCGAGCTCTCGTCGGCCTGGGCATCATCATCATCTTGGCAAAACAATTCCTGCCCGAGCTAAGACAGGCAAAAATGGTCCGGTTACATATCTTGCGGAATGTCATCCATTTTACAGGACAATATTTCTGGACAATCGGCGTTGTGCTCCTGCCGCTGGCATCGGTCTTTGCCCTGGAATTCACAATGCCCATCTGGGTCGCTTTCTTTGCCTGGCTGTTCCTCAAGGAAAAGCTGACACGACCGCGTATGCTGGCCACGATGGGCGGTTTCATCGGCGTACTGGTGATTGCTCGGCCCGGCCTTGGAATGATCGATCCGGCGGCCGGTCTCGTATTGCTGGCAGCAGCATTCTACGCTTTGGCTTTGATCTGCGTGAAAGAGCTGACGCGCGAGTGCTCTCCCGGTGTGATTGTCGTATGGATGATTCTTATCCAGCTGCCGCTGGGTTTCATTGCCGCTCTGACAGACTGGCACCCAGTCAGTGTAGCAGATGCGCCATGGATGCTTCTTGCCGGCGTCGGTGCGCTCAGCGCTCATTTCTGCCAAGCGCAAGCGCTCAAAAGGCTCGAAGCATCCGTTGTGATACCGATCGACTTTCTTCGCGTGCCGCTGGCGGCAATCGTTGGGTACTACGCCTACGGAGAAGCCATCGACCTTTGGGTATTCCTGGGCGGAGCAATAATTCTTCTCTCAAACTACCAGGCCGTTCTCAGGGAACGCAGCAGATATAGCAAGCCGTAG
- a CDS encoding head-tail joining protein yields MRIERPAIFAAMGDAFAGTFGNVDCRFTIDGVALSDPVRGILRQKRELELADEFGRQDVEAVTHVLSVPATGLEELESERDTVNIDGTFYGIRNLSDDGRAMLKLWLKGDI; encoded by the coding sequence ATGAGGATCGAACGGCCGGCGATCTTCGCCGCAATGGGCGATGCATTCGCCGGCACGTTCGGTAATGTCGATTGCCGCTTCACCATCGATGGCGTTGCGCTGTCCGATCCGGTGCGCGGGATCCTCCGGCAGAAGCGCGAACTCGAGCTTGCCGATGAATTCGGCCGACAGGATGTCGAGGCCGTCACCCATGTGCTTTCGGTTCCGGCGACGGGGCTGGAGGAGCTCGAGAGCGAACGCGATACCGTCAATATTGATGGCACGTTCTATGGCATCAGGAACCTCTCAGATGATGGGCGGGCGATGCTGAAGCTCTGGCTGAAAGGCGATATCTGA
- a CDS encoding major capsid protein codes for MSELLLNTAELVTVLPPRDRPEAFLRNRYFGTTVLSEQEEIVFDRILPDRELAPFVHPDVPGKDAANRGFQATSLKPAYLKPQNTLRPSGNLIRMPGENIGGAVSPEQRYAYNIAQIIDDQDMRITRREEHMCSEVLRTGQVVVEGENYPTQTVNYQRAAELTIALSGAARWGESGVDPYDDIEDWIALLANTDGFTAREVTLGPGAATFLKRSERFQKMLDNRRQASGAMEFGPVSTGAEGKYSAVLGQIGEITFIQYSQGYTVGGVKSNFWPTYGVGVLDPQGFMGHFGYGAILDDQALVPMERFPDMWREKNPSRTIIQTQAAPLPIAPEPNASLFALVR; via the coding sequence ATGAGTGAACTTCTTCTCAATACGGCGGAACTGGTTACGGTTCTGCCGCCGCGCGACCGGCCTGAAGCCTTTCTCCGCAATCGTTACTTTGGTACCACGGTTCTCTCCGAACAGGAGGAAATCGTCTTTGACCGGATCCTGCCCGATCGCGAGCTTGCCCCCTTCGTTCATCCGGACGTTCCGGGCAAGGATGCGGCCAATCGCGGCTTCCAGGCCACCAGCCTGAAGCCCGCCTATCTGAAGCCGCAGAATACGCTGCGGCCTTCCGGTAACCTGATCCGCATGCCTGGCGAGAACATCGGCGGTGCGGTCTCGCCCGAACAGCGCTACGCATATAACATCGCCCAGATCATCGATGATCAGGACATGAGGATCACGCGCCGCGAGGAGCACATGTGTTCCGAGGTTCTGCGCACCGGGCAGGTGGTGGTCGAGGGCGAGAACTACCCGACCCAGACCGTCAACTATCAGCGCGCCGCGGAGCTGACCATCGCGCTGTCGGGTGCTGCCCGCTGGGGTGAGAGCGGTGTCGATCCCTATGACGATATCGAGGACTGGATTGCACTGCTGGCGAACACCGATGGCTTTACCGCCCGCGAGGTGACGCTGGGGCCGGGGGCTGCGACGTTCCTGAAGCGCTCCGAGCGTTTCCAGAAGATGCTCGACAACCGCCGTCAGGCATCCGGCGCGATGGAGTTCGGCCCGGTGTCGACAGGCGCCGAAGGCAAGTACTCGGCCGTTCTCGGCCAGATCGGCGAGATCACCTTCATCCAGTATTCGCAGGGCTACACGGTCGGCGGGGTAAAGAGCAACTTCTGGCCCACCTATGGTGTCGGCGTTCTCGATCCGCAGGGCTTCATGGGGCACTTCGGCTATGGCGCCATCCTGGACGATCAGGCGCTCGTGCCGATGGAGCGGTTCCCCGATATGTGGCGGGAGAAGAACCCCTCGCGCACCATCATCCAGACGCAGGCCGCACCGCTGCCGATCGCGCCGGAACCGAACGCCAGCCTGTTTGCGCTCGTTCGCTGA
- a CDS encoding head decoration protein, whose protein sequence is METASFAPNDLIVGDVQVITRTVTIASGQILSRGAVLGEITASSRHTLSLAAADDGSEEPSCILAFDVDATGGDVDAQAYFGAAVDASKLTIGAGHDAASVERAFRRKGAALYVRALD, encoded by the coding sequence ATGGAAACGGCAAGCTTTGCCCCCAATGACCTGATCGTCGGCGACGTCCAGGTCATCACTCGCACCGTCACCATTGCCAGCGGTCAGATCCTGAGCCGTGGCGCGGTGCTGGGCGAGATTACCGCAAGCAGCAGACACACGCTGTCGCTCGCTGCCGCCGACGATGGTTCCGAAGAACCCAGCTGCATTCTGGCTTTCGACGTGGATGCCACCGGCGGCGATGTCGATGCACAGGCCTATTTCGGTGCGGCCGTCGATGCTTCGAAGCTCACCATCGGCGCCGGCCATGATGCAGCCAGTGTCGAGCGGGCCTTCCGCCGCAAGGGCGCTGCTCTGTACGTGCGCGCCCTCGACTGA